The region AGCCATTCGACAGTGAATGGCTGACCCTTTCGACCGCAACTCATGTTGCATGGGGCCGACTCACGGCGCGCCTGAACATCCGGCGCGCAGGTTGGCCGACAGGAGACAAGCAATGATCCAACGCGCGATCGTATTCGCCGCCTTCGGCCTTGCCGCCGCCTGCGTATCGACTGCCACCTCGGCGCGGGTGAATGTCGGTGTATTCGTCAACACGCCGGGGCCGGTGTATGCCGCTCCGCCGGTCTACGCGCCACCGCCGGTCGTCTATGCGCCGCAACCGGCCTACGGCTACCGCTATCGTGGAGACTATTACCGCGACCGCCGCTGGCACCACGATCATGGCTGGCATCGCGGCTGGGATCGTCATCACGGGCGCGGCTGGTGATCGAGCCGGACGCGCACGCCGGTTCGTCCGCGCTATTCACGCTACAGTAGCGGCTGCCGATGCGGACCTCGCGTCCGTTCCCTTCGCAGTCACTGATGGACCGACGAGGACCGACGACCGCGTGAAGACTCTGCCGCTCTCCGCAGCACGTACGCTGCATCTGGCCGCACAAGGTTTGCTGACGCCGCCGCGCCGCAAGGCCGTCAAAGCCGATGTACTCGACGCGATCCGCCGCATGGCGCAATTGCAGATCGACACGATCCACGTGGTCGCGCGCAGCCCTTACCTCGTGCTGTTCAGCCGGCTCGGCGCCTATCCGCCGCAATGGCTCGACGAACATCTCGCCGAAGGCAAGCTGTTCGAGTACTGGTCGCACGAGGCCTGCTTCGTGCCGACCGAAGATTACGCGTTGCTGCGGCATCGCATGCTCGATCCAGGCGGGATGGGCTGGAAATATGCCGCCGAATGGCACGCGCAGCATCGCACGGCGATCGACGCGCTGCTTGAACACATCCGCGAGACGGGGCCGGTGCGCTCGGCGGATTTCGCGCGCGAAGCCGGCACGGGTAATGGCTGGTGGGACTGGAAGCCGGAGAAGCGTCACCTCGAGGTGCTGTTCGCGATCGGCCAACTGATGGTGGCCGAGCGGCGCAATTTCCATCGCGTCTACGACGTGACCGAGCGCGTGCTGCCTGATTGGGACGATGCACGCGACCTACCGCCGCCCGATGTCGTAGCCGAACGTGTGTTGCAGCGAAGCTGCCGCGCCCTGGGCATCGCGCGCGCCGACTGGGTCGCCGATTACTACCGGCTGCCGCGTCGCCCTTATCGCGACGAGCTGCATGCGCTGGCCGATCGCGGTGAGCTGATTCCCGTGCGAGTGGAAGGCTGGAAGCAGGACACGTTCGTGCATCGCGAGTTCGCTGCGCTACTCGACGAGAGCGCGAACGGCAAGCTCGCGTCGACGGTGACGACCGTGCTGTCGCCGTTCGACCCCGTGGTGTGGGATCGCAAGCGCGCCGCTGCGTTGTTCGACTTCGACTACGCGATCGAATGCTATACGCCGGCGGAAAAACGCAAATACGGTTATTTCGTGCTACCGCTGTTGAGCCGCGGCCGGCTGGTCGGTCGCGTGGATGCGAAAGCGCACCGTACTCAACGCGTGTTCGAGTTGAAGTCGCTGCATATCGAACCTGGGGTGCGTTTGAGCGCGCGACTTGCGGGCGATCTGCGCCGCGCGCTGCAACGTTGCGCGGACTGGCACGGTACGCCGCAACTCGCGTTGACGTCGGGCCCGGCGGAATGGCTCGAAGCGTTGAGCGTGAGCGACGGCGTGGACGCGTAGCGCAGCTCGTCCCGTCTTGCGTTGTTCTGTTTCGCCGCGTGCCAGGTCACTCGGCACGCGCCTTCGACTCAATGCAACGCGGCCCATGCGAGCGACAGCGAAAACACCCCAAGCACGATCGACGCGCCACGCTGCATCTTCACTGGATTGAGCCACGCGAGCTTGCCGCTGCCGAGCGCCGCGCCGAACGCGATCCACGCGAGCGCGATCGGCACCAGCAGGCAGGCGAAGATCGACATCGCGAACAGATAGGCGGGGAGATGCGCAAAGGCGACGGCAGGAAAGATCGTGCCGGCGAATAGCAAGCCCTTGGGATTCAGCAGCGTCGCGACGAACAACGTCCGCATGCCGATGCTGCGTTGCGTGGAATCGGGCAGCGCGACGGCGGCGCGCCACATATCGACCGCGAGATAGGCGATGTACAAGCCCGCCGCCACGCGCAACAGCGAAGGCAACCACGGCAATGCGTGGTCGGCTTGCACGAGAAAATGTCCCCACACGGAAATCGCCACCAGGTAACCGCACAATTCGGCGACGATCAACGGCCATGACCGCCGCAGCCCCTGACGCAGACCGGCGGCCGCGAGCAACGTATTGGTCGGGCCCGGCGTGATCAGCACGACGACAATGCCGATGGCGAGCAGCGCGAGAGCGGACGCGGAGATCATGAAAAAGGCGCAGTGTTGGGAACAGTGCGCCTTTTTATCACAGTCGGCGGTACCGACGAAAAACGTCGGCGGATTTCAATGATCGAGCCTGGCGCGCAACTCGCGCGCGGCTTCCAGCAGCCCTTCGTAACCCGAACGCGCGTGCTCCGGCAGATCCGGATCGCCGACGAACGCGCCGAGCGTTTCGATCAGGCTGTAGAGAATGCCCTTCGCGGCGCCCGATGCGATGCTGCCCGACGAGACCTGCTGATCGACGTGATTCAGCGCCGCGTCGAGATGTTCAAGGTGTTCGAAACCCGGTCCGTCGCCGGTGGTGGATGTGGGCGTGGGTGGCTTGGGCGAAACGTCTTGCGTCATGATGAGTCTTCCCGTGTTTGAGTAGCGGTGAACAAGCCTGTCCTGCACTCGGTTACTCGGTTATATACCGATCGCGCGGAGACGTCTATTCGCGATCCATGCGAAGACGACGTGGGTTAAAGCATCGCTCGATACGCGACGCGAGCGACCCGACAAGTCTCAGGCTCGTTCGCCGCGCTCGCGTTTATTTGCCCGCTGGCGTGATCCGATACGCGCAGCGCCGCGCGCCGGCCAGCACATGTTCTTCTCGTGCAATCGAGCCCTCCTCGCCGACGATCTCCGCGAACAGCTGCAGCTCCGTGCGGCAAAACCCCTGACAGGTACGCGCCGCCGCGCAGATCGGGCAATGGTTTTCAAGCAGCAGCCAGTCGCGCCCATCCTTCTGCAACTCGGCCATGTAGCCCTCGGCGCTGCGAATCTCCGCGAGTTTCGTCAGACGCGCCTTCAATCCCTTCGACGATTTGAGTGCCGCCAGATAATTCGCACGCGTCTCGACCCCGCGCTGATCGATCAGCTTGTCGAGCCCCGCTTCGCCGAAAAGCTGGCGAATCGAGCCGAGCAACTGCACGGTCAATTGCGGATGCGTATCCGGAAAGCGCGCGTTGCCGGCTTCGGTCAACCCCCAGCTTTGACCCGGACGCCCCGGCCCCGCCTGCGACGCTTGTCGCCCTTCGACCAGACCGCCTCCGAGCAGCTTCTGAATCTGCTGACGCGCCGCTTCGACGGTGATGCCCAGTTCGGCCGCGATCGACGCCGTGGACGACGGCCCCTGCGTCTTCAGCAGATTGAGGATGCGATCCACCGGCACGGCTGGCGTGTTCATGGCCACCGCGGCGTTTGCCGGCGCTTTTGAATTTTCCAAGCTTTCATTTGCATATCTCATCGGGTCACATTATTATCCAAGCCAATGCTTGCATAATAAGTCAACCACGAACGGCTGTCCACGACATGAAAAATCTGCAATCCACCGCGCCGTCATGGGGCGATCTGCTGACCGGCAGCAACGGCTGGCGCATTCTGGCGCTGGCGGGCGGCGTCGCGCTGCACGCCACGGACGTGTATATCGCCACGACGATCCTGCCTTCGGTCGTGCACGAGATCGGCGGCCTTGAACTGTATGCGTGGAACACCACGCTGTTCGTCGTCGCGTCAATTCTCGGGTCGGTGCTGTCGATGCCCCTGCTCGCCAAACTCGGCGCGCGCTCCGCCTACTTCGTCGCGCTCGCGGTTTTCGCGGTGGGCAGCGTGGTCTGCGCGAGCGCGCCGTCCATGCCGTGGATGCTCGTCGGCCGCACGCTGCAAGGCTTCGGTGGCGGCATTCTGCTGGCGCTCAGTTACGCGTTGATCCGCGTCGTGTTCGACGAATCGTTGTGGCCTCGCGCGATGGGTTTCGTCTCCGGCATGTGGGGCGTCGCGACGTTGTGCGGCCCGGCGCTCGGCGGCGTATTCGCGCAACTCGGCGATTGGCGCCTTGCGTTCTGGGTGTTGCTGCCGGTGGTGGCGGTGCTCGCCGCGATCATCCATCGCGAGGTGGACGGCAAGCGCACGTCGGCATCCGACGTTGCCGCCGGGCCGACGCCCTTGCTGAAGGTCAGCGTGCTGGGCGCGTCCGCGCTGGTGATCTCGCTCGCCACGTTGAGCGAGCGGATGCTGTGGAACGCGGCCGGTGTCGTCGCGGGTTTCGGGCTCGTATGGCTGCTGGCGCGACTCGAGCGCAAGGACAACGCCGCGCGTCTGCTGCCGAGCGGCTCGTACTCGATCCGCACGCGTATCGGTCGTCTCTATGCGTGTTTGAGTTTGCTCGGCATCGGCATCACCAGCGAAATTTTCGTGCCGTATTTTCTGCAAACCATTCACGGTCGCTCGCCGCTGGAGGCCGGCTACCTGACTGCGTTGATGGCGGCCGGCTGGTCGGCCGGTTCGATGTTCAGTGCCGGACGCTCTCCCGCCGTCGCGCGACGCCTGAGCCGCGTCGGCCCGCTGATCGAAGCGTTGGGGCTAGGCGCGCTCGCCTGGTTGATGCCAATGGCGGGACTGCTCGACAGCACCGGCGGCGAACTGGCGCTGTGCGTGGCGCTGGCAAGCGTCGGCTTTGGCCTCGGCATCGGCTGGCCGTTTCTGTTGACGTGCGTCTTCAGCGCCGCGCGACCTGGCGAGGAGAACCTCGCGTCGCTGTCCATCACCACCATTCAACTGTTTTCGATGGCGGTCGGCTCCGCGCTGGCGGGTCTCGTCGCGAACGGCGCGGGACTGACGACGCTGGCCGCGCTGCCCGGCGCGCAGCACACGGCGCTGTGGTTGTTTGCCACGTTCGCGCTCGCGCCGCTCATCGCCTTCGGGCTGACGCGGCAGCAGACGGATCGGCCTTCGACGGGAGGAGCATCGTGATAGACCGCGTACAAGCCATGCGCATTTTCGTGCGCATCGTCGATGCGAGCAGCTTCACGCGGGCGGCGGAATCGCTGGAGATTCCACGCGCCACGGCGACCACCACGGTGCAGTCGCTCGAAGCGTTGCTTGGCGTTCAATTGCTGGTGCGCACCACGCGCAAGGTGACGCTGACCGCGGAAGGCGCCGAGTACTACGAGCGCTGCGCGCAGATTCTCGCGGCAATCGAGGAGGTCGAATCGGGTCTGTTCAACCGGCCGGAAAACTTGCGTGGCCGTTTGCGTGTAGCGATGCCGGGCATGATCGCGGCGTCGATCGTGGTGCCTCGGCTGGCGTCGTTTCACACGTTGCATCCGCATGTGGAGCTGGCGCTCGGCGTGAATCATCGCGCGCCGGAGTTGGGGGGCGAGAGCGTGGATTGCAGCATCGAACTCGGCGAACTGCCTGATTCGCGTTTGCTGGTGCGGCGGCTGGGCTGGCTCGACCGAGTGACGTGCGCGAGTCCCGCGTATCTCGCGCGGCATGGCGAGCCTCGGCATGTCGATGACCTTGCGCGTCATGTTGCCGTGAACTGGTCGTCCGTGCATGCGGGCCGGCGCATGGATTTCGAGTTCAGCGTGGCGGCGCGCACGAGCAAGGCGAAGGTCGGCGGCTTTGTTCAGGTGGACGACGAGCACACGTACCTGGCTTGCGGGCTCGAAGGGCTGGGCTTGATTCAGCCCGGCCGGGCGACCGTGATGCCGTATCTGGCGTCGGGACAGTTGGTCGAGGTGATGCCGAAGTGCAAGGCGTCGCCGGTGGCTGTATCGGTGACGTATGTGAAAAGCCGTCAGGTGTCGCCGCGCGTGCGGGCGTTTGTGGATTGGCTGGGCGAGGTGTTCGAGGATGCGGGTCGTTCCG is a window of Paraburkholderia sp. D15 DNA encoding:
- a CDS encoding metalloregulator ArsR/SmtB family transcription factor, which codes for MNTPAVPVDRILNLLKTQGPSSTASIAAELGITVEAARQQIQKLLGGGLVEGRQASQAGPGRPGQSWGLTEAGNARFPDTHPQLTVQLLGSIRQLFGEAGLDKLIDQRGVETRANYLAALKSSKGLKARLTKLAEIRSAEGYMAELQKDGRDWLLLENHCPICAAARTCQGFCRTELQLFAEIVGEEGSIAREEHVLAGARRCAYRITPAGK
- a CDS encoding LysR family transcriptional regulator; protein product: MIDRVQAMRIFVRIVDASSFTRAAESLEIPRATATTTVQSLEALLGVQLLVRTTRKVTLTAEGAEYYERCAQILAAIEEVESGLFNRPENLRGRLRVAMPGMIAASIVVPRLASFHTLHPHVELALGVNHRAPELGGESVDCSIELGELPDSRLLVRRLGWLDRVTCASPAYLARHGEPRHVDDLARHVAVNWSSVHAGRRMDFEFSVAARTSKAKVGGFVQVDDEHTYLACGLEGLGLIQPGRATVMPYLASGQLVEVMPKCKASPVAVSVTYVKSRQVSPRVRAFVDWLGEVFEDAGRSAPASTPWLGETPQWPVVDATRGGVGVH
- a CDS encoding MFS transporter; translated protein: MKNLQSTAPSWGDLLTGSNGWRILALAGGVALHATDVYIATTILPSVVHEIGGLELYAWNTTLFVVASILGSVLSMPLLAKLGARSAYFVALAVFAVGSVVCASAPSMPWMLVGRTLQGFGGGILLALSYALIRVVFDESLWPRAMGFVSGMWGVATLCGPALGGVFAQLGDWRLAFWVLLPVVAVLAAIIHREVDGKRTSASDVAAGPTPLLKVSVLGASALVISLATLSERMLWNAAGVVAGFGLVWLLARLERKDNAARLLPSGSYSIRTRIGRLYACLSLLGIGITSEIFVPYFLQTIHGRSPLEAGYLTALMAAGWSAGSMFSAGRSPAVARRLSRVGPLIEALGLGALAWLMPMAGLLDSTGGELALCVALASVGFGLGIGWPFLLTCVFSAARPGEENLASLSITTIQLFSMAVGSALAGLVANGAGLTTLAALPGAQHTALWLFATFALAPLIAFGLTRQQTDRPSTGGAS
- a CDS encoding crosslink repair DNA glycosylase YcaQ family protein, yielding MKTLPLSAARTLHLAAQGLLTPPRRKAVKADVLDAIRRMAQLQIDTIHVVARSPYLVLFSRLGAYPPQWLDEHLAEGKLFEYWSHEACFVPTEDYALLRHRMLDPGGMGWKYAAEWHAQHRTAIDALLEHIRETGPVRSADFAREAGTGNGWWDWKPEKRHLEVLFAIGQLMVAERRNFHRVYDVTERVLPDWDDARDLPPPDVVAERVLQRSCRALGIARADWVADYYRLPRRPYRDELHALADRGELIPVRVEGWKQDTFVHREFAALLDESANGKLASTVTTVLSPFDPVVWDRKRAAALFDFDYAIECYTPAEKRKYGYFVLPLLSRGRLVGRVDAKAHRTQRVFELKSLHIEPGVRLSARLAGDLRRALQRCADWHGTPQLALTSGPAEWLEALSVSDGVDA
- a CDS encoding LysE family translocator; translation: MISASALALLAIGIVVVLITPGPTNTLLAAAGLRQGLRRSWPLIVAELCGYLVAISVWGHFLVQADHALPWLPSLLRVAAGLYIAYLAVDMWRAAVALPDSTQRSIGMRTLFVATLLNPKGLLFAGTIFPAVAFAHLPAYLFAMSIFACLLVPIALAWIAFGAALGSGKLAWLNPVKMQRGASIVLGVFSLSLAWAALH